One part of the Mariniblastus fucicola genome encodes these proteins:
- a CDS encoding ABC transporter permease, with amino-acid sequence MLRYVLKTLYRHRARTLLTVSGAAVAMFVFCFVGSVQQGLDRLTSGADANRSLIVFQENRFCPTSSRLPQDYASQIRKIEGVADVVPVQVWTNNCRASLDIVVFNGADPQKIKDNRPVELIDGSWEEFQSRRDAAIVGRNFAQRRGIKRGDQFSIGDISVNVAGVFQSSVPSEENLIYTSLDFLQYTRGLDAAGVVTQHEVVLTSSADPDQVARAIDLDLRAGPVATTTRRKGAFQASTLSDLTDLIGFAHWLGYACVGLVLSLVATTTIMSVQDRIKEYAVLQTIGVRPLRAMRLVLAESTILCLVGGLGGTLLALLALQLGGFAIGAEGATIAFRPSFELLAAGVVVSLVVGLVSGIAPAIQAATVPIVKALNQP; translated from the coding sequence ATGTTACGCTACGTTTTAAAAACACTCTATCGACACCGGGCACGCACGCTGCTGACCGTTTCCGGTGCGGCGGTGGCAATGTTCGTGTTCTGCTTTGTCGGTTCGGTGCAACAGGGACTCGATCGGTTGACCTCCGGTGCGGACGCCAACCGAAGTCTGATCGTATTTCAGGAAAATCGTTTTTGTCCCACCAGCAGTCGATTGCCACAGGACTACGCATCGCAAATTCGCAAAATCGAAGGCGTCGCTGACGTCGTGCCGGTTCAAGTTTGGACCAACAACTGCCGTGCGAGTTTGGATATCGTTGTGTTCAATGGCGCCGACCCGCAAAAAATCAAAGACAATCGTCCCGTGGAGCTGATTGATGGAAGCTGGGAAGAGTTTCAGTCTCGTCGTGACGCCGCGATCGTTGGGCGCAACTTTGCGCAGCGACGCGGCATCAAACGAGGCGACCAGTTTTCCATCGGAGACATCTCGGTCAACGTCGCTGGTGTGTTTCAGTCCAGCGTTCCGTCGGAAGAGAATTTGATTTACACCAGTCTCGATTTCCTGCAGTACACGCGAGGGCTCGACGCCGCCGGCGTGGTGACTCAGCATGAAGTCGTGCTCACCAGCAGCGCCGATCCGGACCAGGTGGCTCGGGCGATTGACCTGGACCTTCGTGCCGGACCGGTCGCCACGACGACGCGCCGAAAAGGCGCCTTTCAGGCCAGCACTCTGTCGGACCTGACCGATTTGATTGGCTTCGCTCACTGGCTGGGCTATGCCTGCGTTGGGCTCGTGTTGTCTCTGGTCGCCACGACGACAATCATGTCGGTGCAGGATCGAATCAAAGAGTACGCGGTGCTGCAAACGATCGGCGTTCGGCCACTGCGAGCCATGCGATTGGTGTTGGCCGAAAGTACGATCCTGTGCCTGGTGGGTGGATTGGGCGGAACGCTGTTGGCGTTGCTGGCGCTACAGTTGGGCGGATTTGCCATCGGAGCCGAAGGAGCCACGATCGCATTTCGGCCCTCGTTTGAGTTGTTAGCTGCCGGTGTGGTCGTTTCGCTGGTCGTTGGTTTGGTCTCCGGAATAGCCCCCGCAATTCAGGCGGCTACCGTGCCGATTGTGAA
- a CDS encoding ABC transporter ATP-binding protein, which yields MALVELRNVSKSFTKGDDTIQPLDGVNLDIEEGDFVSLMGPSGTGKSTLLNVISGIDQPDEGTITVDGVEITKLSRSKLADWRAINLGYIFQTHNLIPVLTTYENVELPTLLLKLTAAERRQRVQLALQAVGLSDRARHYPRQLSGGQEQRVGIARAIVAHPKVVVADEPTGSLDTKTSEQIQSLLQRLNRELNITMLLVTHDSDVAKIASRQLRLDEGKFHEQLPGGVA from the coding sequence ATGGCATTGGTTGAACTTAGAAACGTCAGCAAGAGTTTCACAAAAGGGGACGACACAATCCAACCTCTCGATGGTGTCAATCTCGACATCGAGGAAGGCGATTTTGTGTCGCTGATGGGGCCGAGCGGAACCGGGAAGAGCACGTTGTTGAACGTGATCAGTGGAATCGACCAACCCGACGAAGGGACGATTACCGTGGACGGCGTCGAGATCACGAAGCTTTCGCGTAGTAAGCTGGCGGATTGGCGAGCGATCAACCTCGGATACATTTTTCAAACGCACAACCTGATTCCGGTGCTGACAACGTATGAGAATGTCGAACTGCCGACCTTGTTGTTGAAGCTGACCGCTGCCGAACGTCGCCAACGCGTGCAACTGGCGCTGCAGGCCGTGGGCTTGAGCGATCGAGCCAGGCATTATCCGCGACAGCTTTCCGGTGGTCAGGAACAACGCGTCGGAATTGCTCGTGCGATCGTGGCTCATCCGAAAGTCGTCGTGGCGGACGAACCGACGGGAAGTTTGGACACGAAAACCAGTGAGCAGATTCAATCGTTGTTGCAGCGGCTCAATCGCGAGCTGAACATCACAATGCTGTTGGTGACGCACGATTCCGATGTGGCAAAAATCGCAAGCCGCCAGTTGCGTTTGGACGAGGGGAAGTTTCACGAACAGTTGCCAGGCGGGGTGGCATAG
- a CDS encoding efflux RND transporter periplasmic adaptor subunit: MSDSELDLSQLALQRQPATPRSDGDRDNPTNRKWLTRYVIPGGLIAGFALLVFGAAGNSLWPKPTVEVVPVIVKRATVQQSGQPLFQAAGWIEPRPTAISVPALAPGVVEELMVVEGQSVSKGEPIARLITIDAEIRVQQAKAELANAEGDLRKAMSEFRAAKIRVEKPVHLQVQVADAKSRLAAAETTMANLPFQIESARAQTEYAAQSVNGKRAAGNAIAGVLLQKAESELVATDANLRELLQRQPSLQKEIAALKQKVSALDSQLELLVEENRQLGEAEAKVLSAEAKRESARLKLQKAKLEFDRNTIRSPIDGRILRLIAPPGTRVSGQHSVAGEGSGAVVEMYDPKRLQVRADVRLEDVPRVQPGQPVEIETASSNQTIKGRVLQSNSTANIQKNTLEVKVELLDPPTTVSPEMLVRTTFLAPEIVGLTDVAQETARLFVPKQLVREGENGNVVWVVDANNRARERTISVREANGDLVLVESGLQPTDKLVSSNTNDLSDGTLVVVSGEDRSIGR; this comes from the coding sequence ATGAGCGACTCGGAACTGGATCTTTCTCAACTGGCATTGCAGCGGCAACCCGCGACTCCGCGCAGTGACGGTGACAGAGACAATCCAACGAATCGAAAATGGCTGACACGATACGTGATTCCTGGCGGCTTGATCGCCGGGTTCGCGTTGTTGGTTTTCGGCGCGGCTGGGAATTCGCTGTGGCCGAAACCGACCGTCGAAGTCGTTCCGGTGATCGTCAAACGTGCAACGGTTCAGCAATCTGGTCAGCCGCTTTTTCAGGCGGCTGGCTGGATTGAACCGCGTCCGACGGCGATCAGTGTTCCTGCGCTCGCTCCCGGAGTTGTTGAAGAGCTAATGGTCGTCGAAGGCCAATCGGTTAGCAAAGGCGAACCCATTGCTCGGCTGATCACGATCGATGCCGAAATCAGGGTGCAACAGGCGAAAGCCGAGCTTGCCAACGCCGAAGGAGACTTGCGAAAGGCGATGTCAGAATTTCGTGCAGCAAAGATTCGCGTCGAGAAACCTGTGCATCTGCAAGTTCAGGTGGCGGATGCCAAAAGTCGATTGGCGGCAGCGGAGACGACGATGGCAAACTTGCCGTTTCAGATCGAATCGGCTCGTGCCCAAACCGAATACGCGGCTCAGAGCGTCAATGGAAAGCGGGCGGCCGGCAATGCGATCGCCGGAGTCTTGCTGCAGAAAGCCGAATCTGAACTCGTGGCCACGGATGCAAACTTGCGAGAGTTGCTGCAGCGGCAGCCAAGTCTGCAAAAAGAGATTGCCGCGCTCAAGCAAAAAGTTTCAGCTCTCGATTCACAGCTGGAGCTGCTGGTCGAAGAGAATCGACAGCTTGGAGAAGCGGAAGCCAAGGTGCTTTCGGCGGAAGCGAAGCGTGAGTCGGCGCGGCTGAAACTGCAGAAAGCAAAACTTGAGTTCGATCGAAACACGATTCGATCGCCGATCGACGGACGAATTCTACGACTGATCGCTCCGCCCGGCACGCGTGTCTCAGGCCAACATTCGGTAGCAGGTGAAGGCTCCGGCGCAGTTGTCGAAATGTACGATCCGAAACGACTGCAGGTTCGCGCCGACGTTCGTCTGGAAGATGTGCCACGGGTTCAGCCGGGACAGCCAGTTGAGATCGAAACGGCGTCGTCGAACCAGACAATCAAAGGCCGAGTCCTGCAATCGAACAGCACGGCCAACATTCAAAAAAATACGCTGGAAGTCAAAGTCGAATTGCTCGATCCGCCGACCACGGTCAGCCCGGAAATGCTTGTGAGAACAACATTTCTGGCTCCGGAAATCGTTGGCTTGACAGATGTGGCACAGGAAACAGCACGATTGTTCGTGCCGAAACAACTGGTTCGCGAAGGCGAGAACGGCAACGTGGTTTGGGTCGTAGACGCTAACAACCGGGCTCGCGAAAGAACAATTTCGGTCCGCGAGGCCAATGGCGATCTCGTACTGGTCGAGTCCGGGCTGCAACCGACTGACAAACTTGTTTCATCAAACACCAACGACCTTTCGGACGGCACGCTCGTTGTTGTCTCTGGCGAAGATCGTTCCATTGGGAGATAG